The window GACTCGGGCAGACCGAAATCGTCCTCGGCCGCGTAACGCAGCATGAGGCCATTGCGCATCAATTCACGTCCGATCGTCTCGCAGGTCTTTACGAAGCGTGGATCATTTGGCGCAACGAGGCCGAACTCGGCGAGCAACAGAACGCTGGCATCGAGTTCGTGGTGATCGAAGGCGCCTGTGAACGCGCCGCGCTTGTCGCTCCATGCGCGTGCGAGAATGTCGGTGCGGATGCGGTTAGCGGATTCCGCCCAGTATCGTGCGCGGTCCGTCAGCCCAAGCATGCCGGCGATGCGTTGCAGGCGATCGCACGCAACCCAGCACATCGTGGCGGAATGGGTATGAATGCGTTCGCGTCCGCGGTACTCCCAAATTCCAGCGTCGGGCTGCAGATAAACGCGACGCGCCTGTTCTCCCAAATGCTCGAGTTCGCGGAAGAGGCTAACGTCGCCCATACGCGGTAGACGCTGGTCGATGAACATCTGTGATGCGCCCAGGATGACGCTGCCGTACGCATCGTGCTGGAGCTGCTGTGACGCCAGGTTGCCGACGCGCACGGGGCCCATGCCCATGAAGCCCTGCAGATCAGGAGCGGTCCGCTCCTCGACCGTATCGTTATGGACGATGCCATAGAATGGCTTCAACGGGCTCCGCACGTCGCCGACGATCGTCGTGATGTAGTCGAGGTAGTGCTCCATCGATTGCGTTGCGCCGAGGCGATTCAGGGCACGTATGACGAAGTACGCGTCGCGCAGCCAACAGAAGCGATAATCCCACGTTCGTGGAGTGTTCGGCGCTTCGGGAATTGAGGTCGTCAAGGCCGCGATGATGGCGCCCGTTTCCTCGAATGCGCACAGCTTAAGCGAGATCGCTGCGCGGATCACTTCGGGTTGCCAGTCGTAGCCGATTGCGAGGCCGCGCACCCATGATGTCCAATAATCTCGCGTTTGATCGAGAAACTCGCGCGACATTTGATCGATGGCACTGTCGATCGGCTCGTCGTTGCCGATGACGAGTGTTACAGGATGCGTTAGCGCGAATGGCGTTTCGTGCACGATGTAGGAGACTGCGAGGTCGGTCGTAACGCGGATGTGCGTTGCGCCCGACGAATAGCGGATATGATTTGAGCCTTGCGACGGTGTCATCCCAGGCTGGCCGTAGTCGAATGTCGGGCGTACGCGGCAAACGATGCGCGGCAGACCACTCAGCGGCTCGATACGCCGGATCAGTTGCGTTGGATGGAATGAGCGGCCGAAGCGTATGAAACGCGGCGCAAAGTCGGTGATTTTGACGCTCGCGCCGTTTTCGGCCGTGAGAATTGTTTCGAGAATTCCGGTGTTGCGAATGTAGTTTGACTTCGAGGTCACCTGACCTTCGAGGACGATGTCGCAAAAACCCTTTTCTTCGGAGCCAGAAAGAAGCCGGCAGAAAACTGGATCACCGTCGAGACGAGGGAAGCACCACCAGACGATGCGGCCGCTTGGGTCGATCAACGCGGCCACACGTCCGTTGCCGATCGCCGCAATGTCGAGCGGAGCATGCTTTTTCGCAGCCGTCATGGAGTTTCCTGGACTTGTGTTCGGTGAAGCGACGTAAACGCCTAAGTGTAGGGCTTGGTTTCAATGCACCACAATATGCGCATCTCTATGCGACTTGGTTCGCTTCTTTGTGAACCTCGCGTGCTTGCCGCGCCGCCTGATCCTGCAACCGCGCAACGAGGCCTTTTATGTCTGCGGGACTGTAAGGTTTGGTCAGGTGTGGGTATGAGCGCAGCTGTGGCGGCAAAAAGATCAGGTCATTGTAACCGGTCGTAAATGCGAACGGGATCATGCGGCGATCCAGAATTTCGGCGATTGGTGCGCTGTTATCGGCTCCAAGATTGATGTCGACGAGAGCGAGGTCGATATCGGCTTCGTCGGCAGCACGCAATGCGTCGGAAAGCTGACCGTATGGGCCGATGACGACATGTCCATCTGCTTCGAGATCAATCTTTAGCTGAAGCGCGATCAGAACCTCGTCTTCAACGAGGAGGATGCGGGCGCCCGTTGGTTCGCCTTCGGCAATCACTTCGGGTTTGCGCGCTTTGGGCAGGATTGCAACGTGGCGGGTTCCCACCATTTGCGTGCGCGTGGAAAGTGCGCCTTCGAAACTGAACTCGAAGCCCTCTGGTGCAAGATTCATTTTCGCTTGCCCTCCGCATTCCGATGCGGCGCTGCGGATTACGGTCAAGCCGAAGCCGTTGCGGATCGGCTTAACGCATGGGGGGCCGCCGGATTCACTCCAGGCAAACTGGATTTTTTCGCCGTTTTCGTTGTCAGCGGGTATGCGTGACCAATTGACGGAAACGCGGCCGTTGGAGCGTGAGAGTGCGCCGTGCTTCACCGCGTTCGTCACGAGTTCATGCAACACAAGCGCCATGGATTGCGCGAATTTCGATGTCAGGCGAATTTTGTCGCCCTCAATGATCACATCATTGCTGGTGTGCGTGCGGAATGGCTCAAGCGCGCCTTTGACCAATTCGTGGAGGTCGACGCCCGTCCAACTGCTTTGACGCAGCAGATCATGAGCGTTCGACATGGCGTGGATGCGTCCGTCGAGCGCTGAGGCGAAGGCGCTGATCGAAACAGCGTTGCTACTCGACAGGCGGGCGATGGCAGCAACGTTTGCGAGAATATTCTTCACGCGATGATCGAGTTCGGCCATCAGTAGCTGTTGGTGACTATCGGCTGATTTTCTCTCCGTTATATCCAGCAGTGTGCCGATGACACGAGCAATGCCTGTGTCCGTCTGGAAGGCGCGTGCGCGCGCGAGCACCCAAGTGATGCCGCGCGCGCCGAAGACGCGAAATTCCAGTTCGGACGTTTGGTCGGAAAAGTTGGCAGCGTGGAAGTAACTGAGTGCCGTGTCGCGGTCATCCGGATAGACCGTGCCGATGAACTCATCGAAGGACTGACGCTCGGGAATGTCGAGATGGACGACGTCGTTGATGTTCGTCGACCAATGAAGCGTTCGTTCCGCTTCGTCGTATTCGAATGTTGCGAGGCGTGCGGCTTCGCTGGCGAGGCGCAGACGTTCCTCGCTTTGGCGCAGTTTGTCGTGGGAGTCTTCAAGTTGCTCCGTGCGTTGGCAAACCCGCCCTTCAAGCTCGGCATTGAGCGCGTCCAGCTGCCGTGTCTTGCGAAACAACTCGACGAAAATCTGAACCTTCGCTCTCAGAATTTCCGGTACAACCGGAACGGAAACGTAATCGACGGCACCTGTGCGGTAGCCCTTCAGAAGATCATCGGTGTCGATGCGCACGGCGGAAATGAAGATGACGGCGGTTTTTTCGTGGCGCGGATGGTCACGGATCATCGCAGCCAGTTCGAAGCCGTCAAGATCCGGCATGCAGACGTCCATCAGGATGACGGCAATTTCATTCCGCAAGAGTGCGGCGAGCGCTTCTTCGGCCGTCGTCGCCTTGATGAGCGTCGCGTCGATATCCGCGAGGATCGCCTCATAGGTCAGCAGTTTGCCCGGCTGATCATCGACAATGAGAATATTGACGGTCGTTTCTGAAGCCACGTCTTCCCCCCTATCGATGCAGCCACATGCGCAGCGCTGAAATCAACTGTTCGGTGTCGACCGGTTTCGCAAGATAGTCCGATGCGCCGGCTTCCAGGCACTTTTCTCGATCACCTTTCATTGCCTTTGCTGTCAAGGCGATGATCGGCAAGCGCTGGTGGCGTTCGCTTCCCCGAATGCGTTGCATCGTTTGATAGCCGTCCATTTCCGGCATCATAATGTCCATGAGAACGATAGAAACATCATTGGACTCCAGCATTTCTATGGCTTCAAGCCCTGTTGTCGCTGTCAGAACGTCCATGCCGCGGCGTTCCAGCAGGCTGCTCAAGGCGAAGATATTTCGTGCATCGTCGTCCACCAGCAGAACTTTCTGACCGATCAGAAAATCATCTGTGCCGTGCAGCCGCGATAACAATGCCTGCTTATCAGCCGGGAGGTCTGAGACGACCCGATGGAGAAAGAGTGCGGTTTCATCGAGGAGGCGTTCCGGCGATTCCACGCCTTTCACGACGACAGTTCGTGCAAGCTGGCGGATTTTCTTGTCTTCTTCGGTTGAGAGTTCGCGACCAGTAAAGACTACAACTGGAATGTCCCGCAGTTCCGCGCTCGCGCACATTCTTTCGAGTAATTCGAAGCCCGTCATATCGGGCAGTTTGAGATCGAGAACGACACAGTCGACGGCTTGGCTATTGAGGATGTCTATGGCGCTTGTGCCGTCGGCGGCGGTCAAGATTTCAATGTCGGCATTTTCGAGAAGTTCAGCGATGCTGAAACGCTCCGCGGCATCGTCTTCGACAATCAGCAGGCGCTTGCGGTCCGAGTTGGCATAGGCGGCGATGCGGGAGAGCGCCTGCTTCAGGTGATCTTTTTCGAGAGGCTTCGTCAGGTAGGAGAACGCACCGCGAGCCAAGCCGTGATGGCGATCGTCATCCGCGGTGATGACCTGAACCGGGATGTGGCGCGTCAACGGATTGTGCTTCAGCTGGCTGAGAACGGACCAGCCAAGAATATCCGGCAGGTGAATATCGAGAGAGATCGCCGTCGGATTGTAATCCGTTGCAATTGTCATGGCATCGGCGCCGCGCTGGCAGATGATACCTTTGAAACCGGTCTTGCGCGCGGCATCCAAGAGAACACGCGCGAAGTTTGCGTCGTCTTCAACGATCAGCAAAACCTGATCGCCAGCCGAGATGGCGTCGCGATCGTCATCGATCGTTTCGCTTACAATCGTCTGCGTTTGTGATGGCAAATTCTGCAGCGACGCGAGGGCTGCTTTGGGTCGCGTTTCCGAGGTGCGGGATGCATAACGAATGGGGAGATAGAGTGTAAATGCGCTGCCTCTTCCCGGTTCGCTGCGTAATTGAATTTCGCCGCCGAGCAGATGTGCGAGTTCGCGACTGATGGCGAGGCCGAGGCCGGTGCCGCCATACTTGCGGTTGGTGCTGGCGTCCGCTTGCTGAAATGCCTCGAAGATCAGCTTCTGTTTGTCGGCCGGAATGCCGATACCAGAGTCTTCGACTTCGAAAGCGACGACGAGGGGGCTCGATGCGAGCAGCGGCTGGTCGGCGTGCCACTTCATGGAAGCCGGTTTTATTGAAAAATGCACGCGTCCTTCATGCGTGAACTTGAACGCATTCGACAGCAGGTTTTTCAGCACCTGCTGAAGGCGCTTTGAGTCTGTGTAGATCGTTCTTCCGAGGTTTTGATCGAAGCTCATCGTGAAGTCGAGGCCGCGACGCTCTGCTTCGTGGCGGAAGGGGCGAGCGACGGCTTCAAGCAATCCGTTGAACGCGATCTCTTCGGCATCGACCGATACGGTGCCGGATTCGATCTTGGAGAGATCGAGAATGTCGCTGATGAGATTGAGCAGGTCTGTTCCAGCGCCGTGGATCGTGCGCGCGAACTCGACCTGCTTATCCGTCAAATTGCGATCCGGATTGTCGCCCAGTTGCTGGCCGAGAATGAGGATACTGTTGAGCGGCGTGCGCAACTCGTGGGACATGTTGGCGAGGAATTCAGATTTATAGCGCGAGGTGAGTGCGAGTTCGGCTGCCTTTTCCTCGACGGCGCGGCGGGCCTGATCGATTTCCTCATTCTTGCGTTCGACTTCGACGTTTCGTTCCGCCAACTGCTGCGCCTTCTGCGCCAGCTCTTCATTGGTTTTCTGCAAAGCCTTTTGCTGTTCCTGCAACTCGGATGCGAGTTCCTGCGACTGCGTCAGCAGTTCTTCGGTCTGCATCGTCGCTTCGATACTGTTCAACACGATGCCGATGTCGACGGTCAGTTGTTCGAGGAACGTCAGGTGCGCGGGTTCAAAGTCGTGCAACGAGCTTAGCGAAATGACGGCCTTGATCTGACCTTCGAATGTGACCGGCAGGACGATGACGCTCTTGGGAACGGCCTTGAAGACGACCGCGTCGATCGGAATGGTAGAGGGTGGAATGTCCGTCAGCAGCCGGCGCTGTTTTTCCAACGCGCATTGGCCTATGAGGCCCGATCCAAATTCGAGGCGCTCGGGGAATCCTTGATCGGCGTCGTCCGCGTAACGTGCCAGCAGCTTCAGTTGATTGCTGGTTGCATCGAATTGGTAGATGACGCCTTGGTGACCGTTGACCAGCCGGACAAGTTCCGAAAGCAATCTCTTGCCGACGGTGACGAGATCGCGCTGGCCTTGCAGCATGCCGGTGAAACGCGCGAGGTTCGTCTTCAGCCAATCTTGCTCGGTGTTGCGCTCTGTCGTTAGGCGCAAATTGCCGATCATCGTGTTGATGTAGTCTTTTAATTCCGCGACTTCGCCGCGTGCTTCCACTTGGATTGAGCGTGTGAGGTCGCCCTTGGTCACGGCGGTTGTGACTTCAGCAATGGCGCGCACCTGGTTCGTCAGGTTGTCCGCAAGCAGGTTGACGTTGCCTGTCAGATCTTTCCATGTTCCCGAAGCACCTGGAACGTTCGCCTGACCGCCGAGGCGGCCTTCAACGCCGACTTCGCGCGCAACTGTCGTCACCTGGTCCGCGAAGAGTGCCAGCGTATCGGTCATGTCATTAATCGTTTCGGCGAGGGCCGCGATTTCGCCTTTTGATTTTACGGTGAGCTTTGGCTTCAGATCGCCCTCAGCAACGGCCGTCACGACCTTGACGATGCCGCGCACCTGTTCGGTGAGGTTTGCGGCCATGACGTTGACGGTATCGGTCAGATCCTTCCACGTACCGGCGACGCCCGGCACGGTGGCCTGTCCTCCGAGACGCCCTTCGGTGCCGACTTCGCGCGCAACGCGCGTCACTTCCGAGGCAAAGCCGTTCAACTGATCGACCATCGTATTGATGGTGTTTTTGAGTTCGAGAATTTCGCCTTTGACGTCGACGGTGATCTTTCGCGAGAGGTCACCGCGCGCGACGGCGGTCGTGACTTCGGCGATGTTTCGAACCTGCGTCGTGAGGTTTGCGGCCAGCAGGTTGACGTTGTCGGTCAGGTCTTTCCACGTTCCGCCGACGCCGGGCACGACGGCCTGACCGCCGAGGCGGCCTTCGGTGCCAACTTCACGTGCAACGCGCGTCACCTCGGCTGCGAACGACCGGAGCTGTTCCACCATCGTGTTCAGCGTTTCCTTCAACAGAAGGATCTCGCCGCGCACGTCCACGGTGATCTTTTTCGACAGGTCTCCCGAGGCAATGGCTGTTGCGACTTCGGCGATGTTTCGAACTTGCGCCGTCAGGTTGCCAGCCATGAAGTTGACGTTGTCGGTCAAGTCCTTCCACGTTCCAGCGACGCCGGAGACCTGTGCCTGTCCGCCAAGCTTGCCCTCGGTGCCGACTTCGCGCGCCACGCGCGTCACTTCGGAGGCGAAGGCGTTCAACTGATCGACCATCGTGTTGATGGTGTTCTTAAGTTCGAGAATTTCGCCTTTCACGTCGACGGTAATCTTCCGCGAGAGGTCTCCGCGCGCAACGGCGGTCGTCACCTCGGCGATGTTTCGGACTTGCGCCGTCAGGTTCGACGCCATTGAGTTGACGTTGTCGGTCAAGTCTTTCCACGTGCCGCCGACGCCCGGCACGGTTGCCTGTCCGCCGAGCTTGCCCTCGGTGCCGACTTCGCGCGCAACGCGGGTGACTTCGCCAGCGAATGCGTTCAACTGATCGACCATCGTGTTGATGGTTTCCTTCAGCTCCAGAACTTCGCCGCGTACATCCACGTCGATTTTCTTCGACAAGTCGCCTGAGGCGATCGCTGTCGAAACGTCTGCGATGTTGCGCACCTGTGTGGTTAGGTTGGACGCCATCGAGTTGACGCTTTCCGTCAAGTCTTTCCACGTTCCGGCGACGCCGCGGACATCGGCTTGTCCGCCGAGTTTCCCTTCGGTGCCGACTTCGCGTGCCACGCGCGTCACTTCCGATGCGAATGCGTTCAGCTGATCGACCATCGTATTGATAGTTTCTTTGAGCTGAAGGATTTCGCCGGAGACCGTAACGGTGATCTTCTTCGAGAGGTCGCCTCGGGCGATGGCCGTCGCAACGTCGGCGATGTTGCGCACTTGGCCGGTGAGGTTTCCGGCCATCGAGTTGACGTTGTCGGTCAGATCCTTCCACGTACCGGCGACGCCCGGCACGGTGGCCTGTCCGCCGAGGCGTCCTTCGGTGCCAACTTCGCGTGCCACGCGCGTCACTTCCGAGGCAAAGCCGTTCAGCTGATCGACCATCGTGTTGATGGTGTTTTTCAGTTCGAGAATTTCGCCCTTCACGTCGACGGTGATCTTGCGTGAGAGGTCACCGCGGGCGACGGCGGTCGTCACTTCAGCGATGTTACGAACCTGCGTCGTGAGGTTTGCAGCCAGCAGGTTGACGTTGTCGGTCAAATCTTTCCAGGTGCCGCCGACACCGGGCACGACAGCCTGTCCGCCAAGGCGACCTTCGGTTCCGACTTCGCGTGCCACGCGCGTCACCTCAGCGGCGAACGAACGAAGCTGTTCCACCATCGTGTTGATGGCTTCCTTCAGAAGAAGAATTTCGCCGCGCACGTCCACGGTGATCTTTTTCGATAGGTCGCCGTGCGCGACGGCGATGGTGACTTCGGCAATGTTTCGAACCTGCGCCGTCAAGTTGGAGGCCATGGAGTTGACGCTGTCGGTCAGATCTTTCCAAACGCCGGTCACTTCGCGGATCTGTGCCTGTCCGCCGAGCTTGCCCTCGGTGCCGACTTCGCGCGCGACGCGCGTCACTTCCGAGGTGAATACCGAGAGCTGCTTGATCATCGTGTTGACGATCGTGGCGGAGCGCAAGAATTCGCCCTTTAGCGGGCGCCCGTTCACGTCGAGCCGCATTGGCTCGAGCAGGTCGCCCTGCGCCACGGCTTCAATCGTGCGGGTGACTTCAGCTGTCGGGCGCAAAAGATCGTCGATGAGCGAATTGACCGATTGCTCCATCTCGCCCCAGGCACCGTGGGCCAATCCGAAAGTCACGCGCTGATTGGTGAGGCCTTCCTTGCCGACGACTTCGCCGACGCGGTGCAGCTGCCCTGCCATGCGCTGGTTCGTTGCAATAATGTCGTTGAATGTGTCGGCGATTTTTCCCGGAATTCCCTCCCAGTCACCGCGCATGCGGACCGAGAAGTCGCCGGATTTCACAGCCTGGAGAGCGTGGAGCATTTCAACGAGGACGGAGCTGGTGTTGTCGGCCCGGTCAGGCCCAGCGACGTCCATTTGCTCGGACATTGAAATTCCCCGCATGACATAAACGCTAAGCAACGCAATCGAACGGGGTTTGGTTCCGTCTTTTTTCGGCTCGGATGCAAATATTTTTACCGGCCGAGCGGCGCGCTGTTCAGCGCTCTCTTAGCGTAAACATGGGCGAGCAAACGACCCAGCCCGTCGCTCCATGAGAATCCTGTCGGTTAAATTCAGCCGCCTGATGTCGATGTTTTGGCGGGCGGGGAGGGGGGCGCTTCCTGTTCGCCGCCACTCGTTTCCTCGATGAGGCGACTGCGCGCGCGATTGACGCGACTTTTCATGGTGCCGACCGCGCAGCCACAAACGCGGGCCGCGTCTTCGTACGAAAAGCCTTCGGCGGTAATGAGCAAAAGCGCTTCGCGGTGATCCGGTGTGAGCCGCATCAGCGCTTTTCGCATGTCAGCAAATTCTAGATGCATCAATTGCGTCGGCGGTACGCTGGCGTTCATGGCGGCGTAATCTTCGTCCAGTTCTTCGCG is drawn from Hyphomicrobium methylovorum and contains these coding sequences:
- a CDS encoding glycoside hydrolase family 15 protein, with protein sequence MTAAKKHAPLDIAAIGNGRVAALIDPSGRIVWWCFPRLDGDPVFCRLLSGSEEKGFCDIVLEGQVTSKSNYIRNTGILETILTAENGASVKITDFAPRFIRFGRSFHPTQLIRRIEPLSGLPRIVCRVRPTFDYGQPGMTPSQGSNHIRYSSGATHIRVTTDLAVSYIVHETPFALTHPVTLVIGNDEPIDSAIDQMSREFLDQTRDYWTSWVRGLAIGYDWQPEVIRAAISLKLCAFEETGAIIAALTTSIPEAPNTPRTWDYRFCWLRDAYFVIRALNRLGATQSMEHYLDYITTIVGDVRSPLKPFYGIVHNDTVEERTAPDLQGFMGMGPVRVGNLASQQLQHDAYGSVILGASQMFIDQRLPRMGDVSLFRELEHLGEQARRVYLQPDAGIWEYRGRERIHTHSATMCWVACDRLQRIAGMLGLTDRARYWAESANRIRTDILARAWSDKRGAFTGAFDHHELDASVLLLAEFGLVAPNDPRFVKTCETIGRELMRNGLMLRYAAEDDFGLPESAFLACQFWYIDALASIGHTEHARELFTDLLGHRNAFGMLSEDLHPTTGQLWGNIPQTYSMAGLINSAMILSRRWDDAWVPPLTESDGHRIQKSDGVAEITGKKVPRLSSMS
- a CDS encoding HWE histidine kinase domain-containing protein — translated: MASETTVNILIVDDQPGKLLTYEAILADIDATLIKATTAEEALAALLRNEIAVILMDVCMPDLDGFELAAMIRDHPRHEKTAVIFISAVRIDTDDLLKGYRTGAVDYVSVPVVPEILRAKVQIFVELFRKTRQLDALNAELEGRVCQRTEQLEDSHDKLRQSEERLRLASEAARLATFEYDEAERTLHWSTNINDVVHLDIPERQSFDEFIGTVYPDDRDTALSYFHAANFSDQTSELEFRVFGARGITWVLARARAFQTDTGIARVIGTLLDITERKSADSHQQLLMAELDHRVKNILANVAAIARLSSSNAVSISAFASALDGRIHAMSNAHDLLRQSSWTGVDLHELVKGALEPFRTHTSNDVIIEGDKIRLTSKFAQSMALVLHELVTNAVKHGALSRSNGRVSVNWSRIPADNENGEKIQFAWSESGGPPCVKPIRNGFGLTVIRSAASECGGQAKMNLAPEGFEFSFEGALSTRTQMVGTRHVAILPKARKPEVIAEGEPTGARILLVEDEVLIALQLKIDLEADGHVVIGPYGQLSDALRAADEADIDLALVDINLGADNSAPIAEILDRRMIPFAFTTGYNDLIFLPPQLRSYPHLTKPYSPADIKGLVARLQDQAARQAREVHKEANQVA
- a CDS encoding HAMP domain-containing protein, whose translation is MDVAGPDRADNTSSVLVEMLHALQAVKSGDFSVRMRGDWEGIPGKIADTFNDIIATNQRMAGQLHRVGEVVGKEGLTNQRVTFGLAHGAWGEMEQSVNSLIDDLLRPTAEVTRTIEAVAQGDLLEPMRLDVNGRPLKGEFLRSATIVNTMIKQLSVFTSEVTRVAREVGTEGKLGGQAQIREVTGVWKDLTDSVNSMASNLTAQVRNIAEVTIAVAHGDLSKKITVDVRGEILLLKEAINTMVEQLRSFAAEVTRVAREVGTEGRLGGQAVVPGVGGTWKDLTDNVNLLAANLTTQVRNIAEVTTAVARGDLSRKITVDVKGEILELKNTINTMVDQLNGFASEVTRVAREVGTEGRLGGQATVPGVAGTWKDLTDNVNSMAGNLTGQVRNIADVATAIARGDLSKKITVTVSGEILQLKETINTMVDQLNAFASEVTRVAREVGTEGKLGGQADVRGVAGTWKDLTESVNSMASNLTTQVRNIADVSTAIASGDLSKKIDVDVRGEVLELKETINTMVDQLNAFAGEVTRVAREVGTEGKLGGQATVPGVGGTWKDLTDNVNSMASNLTAQVRNIAEVTTAVARGDLSRKITVDVKGEILELKNTINTMVDQLNAFASEVTRVAREVGTEGKLGGQAQVSGVAGTWKDLTDNVNFMAGNLTAQVRNIAEVATAIASGDLSKKITVDVRGEILLLKETLNTMVEQLRSFAAEVTRVAREVGTEGRLGGQAVVPGVGGTWKDLTDNVNLLAANLTTQVRNIAEVTTAVARGDLSRKITVDVKGEILELKNTINTMVDQLNGFASEVTRVAREVGTEGRLGGQATVPGVAGTWKDLTDTVNVMAANLTEQVRGIVKVVTAVAEGDLKPKLTVKSKGEIAALAETINDMTDTLALFADQVTTVAREVGVEGRLGGQANVPGASGTWKDLTGNVNLLADNLTNQVRAIAEVTTAVTKGDLTRSIQVEARGEVAELKDYINTMIGNLRLTTERNTEQDWLKTNLARFTGMLQGQRDLVTVGKRLLSELVRLVNGHQGVIYQFDATSNQLKLLARYADDADQGFPERLEFGSGLIGQCALEKQRRLLTDIPPSTIPIDAVVFKAVPKSVIVLPVTFEGQIKAVISLSSLHDFEPAHLTFLEQLTVDIGIVLNSIEATMQTEELLTQSQELASELQEQQKALQKTNEELAQKAQQLAERNVEVERKNEEIDQARRAVEEKAAELALTSRYKSEFLANMSHELRTPLNSILILGQQLGDNPDRNLTDKQVEFARTIHGAGTDLLNLISDILDLSKIESGTVSVDAEEIAFNGLLEAVARPFRHEAERRGLDFTMSFDQNLGRTIYTDSKRLQQVLKNLLSNAFKFTHEGRVHFSIKPASMKWHADQPLLASSPLVVAFEVEDSGIGIPADKQKLIFEAFQQADASTNRKYGGTGLGLAISRELAHLLGGEIQLRSEPGRGSAFTLYLPIRYASRTSETRPKAALASLQNLPSQTQTIVSETIDDDRDAISAGDQVLLIVEDDANFARVLLDAARKTGFKGIICQRGADAMTIATDYNPTAISLDIHLPDILGWSVLSQLKHNPLTRHIPVQVITADDDRHHGLARGAFSYLTKPLEKDHLKQALSRIAAYANSDRKRLLIVEDDAAERFSIAELLENADIEILTAADGTSAIDILNSQAVDCVVLDLKLPDMTGFELLERMCASAELRDIPVVVFTGRELSTEEDKKIRQLARTVVVKGVESPERLLDETALFLHRVVSDLPADKQALLSRLHGTDDFLIGQKVLLVDDDARNIFALSSLLERRGMDVLTATTGLEAIEMLESNDVSIVLMDIMMPEMDGYQTMQRIRGSERHQRLPIIALTAKAMKGDREKCLEAGASDYLAKPVDTEQLISALRMWLHR
- a CDS encoding sigma-70 family RNA polymerase sigma factor, which codes for MTETPSFGDALIATIPNLRAFAHSLCGDSQLSNDLVQETLLKAWAHKDSFVPDSNLKAWLFTILRNTYFTLYRKSQREELDEDYAAMNASVPPTQLMHLEFADMRKALMRLTPDHREALLLITAEGFSYEDAARVCGCAVGTMKSRVNRARSRLIEETSGGEQEAPPSPPAKTSTSGG